One genomic window of Pirellulales bacterium includes the following:
- a CDS encoding PEP-CTERM sorting domain-containing protein: protein TSPAVPASSGTYVHIYDLYAGDPSYPGASAGDVYIYGNTSFQTGFGVSLYYYHELEKDIYLAADSTQTYGEYGFAFDVLVHFASNGMTLDTGPLYDVFALDTTTDPDNPGGFATFAPFPLQDAATEAIYAALVPEPSSFLLALIGGGLLIAHRSRRKGGSD, encoded by the coding sequence GAACCAGTCCAGCCGTGCCCGCCTCGTCGGGAACCTATGTGCACATTTACGACCTTTATGCCGGCGACCCATCTTATCCCGGAGCTTCCGCCGGCGATGTGTACATTTACGGCAACACTTCATTCCAAACAGGTTTTGGGGTGTCGCTTTACTATTATCACGAATTGGAAAAGGACATCTATCTGGCTGCCGACTCTACTCAGACATATGGAGAGTACGGTTTTGCTTTCGATGTGCTCGTTCACTTTGCTAGTAATGGGATGACGCTTGACACGGGACCTCTTTATGACGTGTTCGCACTTGACACCACCACCGATCCGGATAATCCCGGCGGATTCGCCACCTTTGCGCCGTTTCCCCTGCAGGACGCCGCAACGGAAGCAATTTACGCGGCGTTGGTCCCAGAACCCTCTTCATTTTTGCTGGCTTTAATTGGCGGAGGATTGCTGATCGCACACCGATCACGGCGAAAAGGCGGTAGTGATTA